In Entelurus aequoreus isolate RoL-2023_Sb linkage group LG13, RoL_Eaeq_v1.1, whole genome shotgun sequence, a genomic segment contains:
- the LOC133663720 gene encoding vomeronasal type-2 receptor 1 isoform X1 yields MKVAVFVLGFSFFLHLHAGVSSEASCKLKAKFQLSGFKDVDKKKVVIGGMFPVHKSVVSPDANTSSLPQSSGCEGFNDRTFRWTQTMLFAIHEINNMADLLPNTDLGYVIYDSCFTISKAVEGTLTYLSGQDEAVPNYRCGTGAPLAALVGAGGSDLSIATARILGLYHFPQVSYSSSCSALESKFQFPTFLRTIPNDKHQSSAMAQLVLHFNWTWVGTVASDDDYGKYGIKDFKEQVEEAGVCIAFSETLPKGSSPEDIQRIAQTIVESTAKIIVVFSSDVDLSPLVPELIRHNVTDRTWIASEAWVTSALLKQPGASSVLGGTLGFGVKRADIPGLQQHLLDLDPYADPLTEEFWETAFNCTLDYALAQRKSEERTRVFDGTGRLGPDGLCTGSESLARLNSTYSDVSQLRITYSVYKAVYAVAHALHALEHCQDHQGPFLGIGCADIANFEPWQLMYYLKNVRFKVPHTGEDVFFTDGDVEPFYDIINWGVGGDGDITYVTVGHSNGSGGEMSVLDDAIVWNSRALQPPRSVCSDNCRPGTRKGIRQGEAVCCFDCIPCADGEISNMTNARECVLCSEDHWSNDAHDACVSKIIEFLAFGEPLGITLITISACGALLTIVVGVVLAVQVNTPLVKANDAVLSFLLLLSLVVTFLCSMVFLGEPQRWSCMSSQVSLALGFALCLSCLIGKAAVLMLRAQTLKAARVRHKAAAKAAKDAKAAEGAKGAKGACEAAANSCSPDVIMNSCNFHDAIAATTQPDVLTCGHQRAVVVMATFIQGVACTVWLVLLPPHPVKNTSAQNIKIILECHEGSVVFISCIFAYDIVLALLAFVLAFLARKLEDHFSEAKSITFGLLVFFIVWISFVPAYLSTRGKFMVAVQIFAILASSFGILACIFLPKCYVLLIKPERNTEEMMRPHAKTPDGTSTMTSSSLATTATDINASIASTAIHD; encoded by the exons ATGAAAGTGGCAGTTTTTGTGTTGGGATTCAGCTTCTTCCTGCACTTGCACGCGGGCGTCTCCTCTGAGGCTTCCTGCAAGCTGAAGGCCAAGTTCCAGCTGAGCGGCTTCAAGGACGTGGACAAGAAGAAGGTGGTCATCGGCGGGATGTTCCCCGTGCACAAGAGCGTGGTGTCGCCCGACGCCAACACTTCATCCCTGCCCCAGTCCTCAGGATGTGAGGG CTTCAACGACCGCACCTTCCGCTGGACTCAGACCATGTTGTTTGCCATCCATGAAATAAACAACATGGCCGACCTGCTGCCCAACACCGACCTGGGTTACGTCATCTACGACTCCTGCTTCACCATCTCCAAGGCGGTGGAAGGAACGCTCACGTACCTGAGCGGCCAGGACGAGGCCGTACCAAACTACCGCTGTGGCACCGGGGCGCCTCTGGCCGCTCttgtgggggcgggggggtccgACTTGTCCATCGCCACTGCCAGGATCCTCGGACTTTACCATTTCCCCCAG GTCAGCTACTCCTCGTCCTGCTCCGCCCTGGAGAGCAAGTTCCAGTTCCCCACCTTCCTGAGGACCATCCCCAACGACAAGCACCAGTCCTCAGCCATGGCCCAGCTGGTCCTGCACTTCAACTGGACTTGGGTGGGCACGGTGGCCTCGGACGACGACTACGGCAAGTACGGCATCAAAGACTTCAAGGAGCAGGTGGAGGAGGCCGGGGTCTGCATCGCCTTCTCCGAGACCCTCCCTAAG GGGAGTTCTCCTGAAGACATCCAGAGGATCGCCCAGACCATCGTGGAGTCCACGGCCAAGATCATTGTGGTCTTCTCCTCGGACGTGGACCTCAGTCCTCTGGTCCCTGAGCTGATCCGGCACAACGTGACCGACCGGACTTGGATCGCCAGCGAGGCCTGGGTCACCTCGGCCCTCCTCAAGCAACCGGGG GCGAGCTCGGTGCTGGGTGGCACCCTTGGCTTCGGGGTGAAGAGGGCGGACATTCCTGGTCTTCAGCAACACCTGTTGGACTTGGACCCTTACGCCGATCCCCTCACGGAGGAGTTCTGGGAGACG GCCTTCAACTGCACGCTGGACTACGCCCTCGCTCAGAGGAAGTCCGAAGAGAGGACGCGGGTGTTCGACGGGACAGGCAGGCTGGGTCCTGACGGCTTGTGTACTGGCAGCGAGTCCCTGGCGCGGCTCAACAGCACCTACTCGGACGTGTCGCAGCTACGCATCACCTACAG CGTCTATAAGGCCGTGTACGCCGTGGCCCACGCCCTGCACGCCCTGGAGCACTGCCAGGACCACCAGGGACCTTTCCTCGGGATCGGCTGTGCTGACATCGCCAACTTTGAGCCCTGGCAG CTGATGTACTACCTGAAGAACGTGCGCTTCAAAGTGCCGCACACCGGCGAGGACGTCTTCTTCACCGATGGCGACGTGGAGCCTTTCTATGACATCATCAACTGGGGCGTGGGAGGCGACGGCGACATCACCTACGTGACCGTGGGCCACTCCAACGGCAGCGGCGGGGAGATGAGCGTGCTGGACGACGCCATCGTGTGGAACAGCCGGGCGCTACAA CCTCCGCGCTCCGTCTGCAGCGACAACTGCCGGCCTGGAACCAGGAAAGGAATCCGACAAGGCGAAGCCGTCTGCTGCTTTGACTGCATCCCGTGTGCTGATGGCGAGATCAGCAACATGACAA ATGCACGAGAGTGTGTGTTGTGCAGCGAGGACCACTGGTCTAATGACGCCCATGATGCCTGCGTGTCAAAGATCATCGAGTTCCTGGCCTTTGGAGAACCTCTGGGCATCACCCTCATCACCATCTCCGCCTGTGGAGCGCTCCTCACCATTGTTGTCGGG GTGGTGTTGGCGGTCCAGGTGAACACACCTTTGGTGAAGGCCAACGATGCAGTTCTAAGCTTCCTGCTGCTCCTCTCCCTGGTGGTCACCTTCTTGTGttccatggtgttcctgggagaaCCTCAGAGGTGGAGCTGCATGAGCAGCCAAGTGTCTCTGGCTCTGGGCTTTGCTTTGTGTCTCTCCTGCCTCATAG GCAAGGCAGCAGTGCTGATGCTGAGAGCTCAGACTCTGAAAGCTGCACGTGTCAGACACAAAGCGGCCGCTAAAgctgctaaagatgctaaagccGCTGAAGGTGCTAAAGGTGCTAAAGGTGCATGTGAAGCAGCAGCCAATAGCTGCAGTCCTGACGTCATCATGAACAGCTGCAACTTCCATGATGCAATAGCTGCCACCACTCAGCCTGACGTTCTCACCTGCGGCCACCAGAGGGCAGTAGTCGTCATGGCAACCTTCATTCAG GGTGTGGCCTGCACGGTGTGGCTGGTGCTGCTGCCTCCTCACCCCGTGAAGAACACGTCTGCTCAGAACATCAAGATCATTCTAGAATGCCACGAAGGCTCGGTGGTCTTCATCTCCTGCATCTTCGCCTACGACATCGTGCTGGCGCTGCTGGCCTTCGTCTTGGCGTTCCTGGCCCGCAAACTGGAGGACCACTTCAG CGAGGCCAAGAGCATCACCTTCGGCCTGCTGGTCTTCTTCATCGTGTGGATCTCCTTCGTGCCGGCCTACCTCAGCACCAGAGGCAAGTTCATGGTGGCCGTGCAGATCTTCGCCATCCTGGCCTCCAGCTTCGGTATCCTGGCCTGCATCTTCCTGCCCAAGTGCTACGTTCTCCTGATCAAGCCTGAACGCAACACGGAGGAGATGATGAGACCTCACGCCAAAACACCAGATGGAACTTCTACGATGACCTCATCCTCACTCGCCACCACCGCCACCGACATCAACGCCAGCATCGCCTCCACCGCCATCCATGACTGA
- the LOC133663720 gene encoding vomeronasal type-2 receptor 1 isoform X2, with protein MILSFNDRTFRWTQTMLFAIHEINNMADLLPNTDLGYVIYDSCFTISKAVEGTLTYLSGQDEAVPNYRCGTGAPLAALVGAGGSDLSIATARILGLYHFPQVSYSSSCSALESKFQFPTFLRTIPNDKHQSSAMAQLVLHFNWTWVGTVASDDDYGKYGIKDFKEQVEEAGVCIAFSETLPKGSSPEDIQRIAQTIVESTAKIIVVFSSDVDLSPLVPELIRHNVTDRTWIASEAWVTSALLKQPGASSVLGGTLGFGVKRADIPGLQQHLLDLDPYADPLTEEFWETAFNCTLDYALAQRKSEERTRVFDGTGRLGPDGLCTGSESLARLNSTYSDVSQLRITYSVYKAVYAVAHALHALEHCQDHQGPFLGIGCADIANFEPWQLMYYLKNVRFKVPHTGEDVFFTDGDVEPFYDIINWGVGGDGDITYVTVGHSNGSGGEMSVLDDAIVWNSRALQPPRSVCSDNCRPGTRKGIRQGEAVCCFDCIPCADGEISNMTNARECVLCSEDHWSNDAHDACVSKIIEFLAFGEPLGITLITISACGALLTIVVGVVLAVQVNTPLVKANDAVLSFLLLLSLVVTFLCSMVFLGEPQRWSCMSSQVSLALGFALCLSCLIGKAAVLMLRAQTLKAARVRHKAAAKAAKDAKAAEGAKGAKGACEAAANSCSPDVIMNSCNFHDAIAATTQPDVLTCGHQRAVVVMATFIQGVACTVWLVLLPPHPVKNTSAQNIKIILECHEGSVVFISCIFAYDIVLALLAFVLAFLARKLEDHFSEAKSITFGLLVFFIVWISFVPAYLSTRGKFMVAVQIFAILASSFGILACIFLPKCYVLLIKPERNTEEMMRPHAKTPDGTSTMTSSSLATTATDINASIASTAIHD; from the exons ATGATTTTAAG CTTCAACGACCGCACCTTCCGCTGGACTCAGACCATGTTGTTTGCCATCCATGAAATAAACAACATGGCCGACCTGCTGCCCAACACCGACCTGGGTTACGTCATCTACGACTCCTGCTTCACCATCTCCAAGGCGGTGGAAGGAACGCTCACGTACCTGAGCGGCCAGGACGAGGCCGTACCAAACTACCGCTGTGGCACCGGGGCGCCTCTGGCCGCTCttgtgggggcgggggggtccgACTTGTCCATCGCCACTGCCAGGATCCTCGGACTTTACCATTTCCCCCAG GTCAGCTACTCCTCGTCCTGCTCCGCCCTGGAGAGCAAGTTCCAGTTCCCCACCTTCCTGAGGACCATCCCCAACGACAAGCACCAGTCCTCAGCCATGGCCCAGCTGGTCCTGCACTTCAACTGGACTTGGGTGGGCACGGTGGCCTCGGACGACGACTACGGCAAGTACGGCATCAAAGACTTCAAGGAGCAGGTGGAGGAGGCCGGGGTCTGCATCGCCTTCTCCGAGACCCTCCCTAAG GGGAGTTCTCCTGAAGACATCCAGAGGATCGCCCAGACCATCGTGGAGTCCACGGCCAAGATCATTGTGGTCTTCTCCTCGGACGTGGACCTCAGTCCTCTGGTCCCTGAGCTGATCCGGCACAACGTGACCGACCGGACTTGGATCGCCAGCGAGGCCTGGGTCACCTCGGCCCTCCTCAAGCAACCGGGG GCGAGCTCGGTGCTGGGTGGCACCCTTGGCTTCGGGGTGAAGAGGGCGGACATTCCTGGTCTTCAGCAACACCTGTTGGACTTGGACCCTTACGCCGATCCCCTCACGGAGGAGTTCTGGGAGACG GCCTTCAACTGCACGCTGGACTACGCCCTCGCTCAGAGGAAGTCCGAAGAGAGGACGCGGGTGTTCGACGGGACAGGCAGGCTGGGTCCTGACGGCTTGTGTACTGGCAGCGAGTCCCTGGCGCGGCTCAACAGCACCTACTCGGACGTGTCGCAGCTACGCATCACCTACAG CGTCTATAAGGCCGTGTACGCCGTGGCCCACGCCCTGCACGCCCTGGAGCACTGCCAGGACCACCAGGGACCTTTCCTCGGGATCGGCTGTGCTGACATCGCCAACTTTGAGCCCTGGCAG CTGATGTACTACCTGAAGAACGTGCGCTTCAAAGTGCCGCACACCGGCGAGGACGTCTTCTTCACCGATGGCGACGTGGAGCCTTTCTATGACATCATCAACTGGGGCGTGGGAGGCGACGGCGACATCACCTACGTGACCGTGGGCCACTCCAACGGCAGCGGCGGGGAGATGAGCGTGCTGGACGACGCCATCGTGTGGAACAGCCGGGCGCTACAA CCTCCGCGCTCCGTCTGCAGCGACAACTGCCGGCCTGGAACCAGGAAAGGAATCCGACAAGGCGAAGCCGTCTGCTGCTTTGACTGCATCCCGTGTGCTGATGGCGAGATCAGCAACATGACAA ATGCACGAGAGTGTGTGTTGTGCAGCGAGGACCACTGGTCTAATGACGCCCATGATGCCTGCGTGTCAAAGATCATCGAGTTCCTGGCCTTTGGAGAACCTCTGGGCATCACCCTCATCACCATCTCCGCCTGTGGAGCGCTCCTCACCATTGTTGTCGGG GTGGTGTTGGCGGTCCAGGTGAACACACCTTTGGTGAAGGCCAACGATGCAGTTCTAAGCTTCCTGCTGCTCCTCTCCCTGGTGGTCACCTTCTTGTGttccatggtgttcctgggagaaCCTCAGAGGTGGAGCTGCATGAGCAGCCAAGTGTCTCTGGCTCTGGGCTTTGCTTTGTGTCTCTCCTGCCTCATAG GCAAGGCAGCAGTGCTGATGCTGAGAGCTCAGACTCTGAAAGCTGCACGTGTCAGACACAAAGCGGCCGCTAAAgctgctaaagatgctaaagccGCTGAAGGTGCTAAAGGTGCTAAAGGTGCATGTGAAGCAGCAGCCAATAGCTGCAGTCCTGACGTCATCATGAACAGCTGCAACTTCCATGATGCAATAGCTGCCACCACTCAGCCTGACGTTCTCACCTGCGGCCACCAGAGGGCAGTAGTCGTCATGGCAACCTTCATTCAG GGTGTGGCCTGCACGGTGTGGCTGGTGCTGCTGCCTCCTCACCCCGTGAAGAACACGTCTGCTCAGAACATCAAGATCATTCTAGAATGCCACGAAGGCTCGGTGGTCTTCATCTCCTGCATCTTCGCCTACGACATCGTGCTGGCGCTGCTGGCCTTCGTCTTGGCGTTCCTGGCCCGCAAACTGGAGGACCACTTCAG CGAGGCCAAGAGCATCACCTTCGGCCTGCTGGTCTTCTTCATCGTGTGGATCTCCTTCGTGCCGGCCTACCTCAGCACCAGAGGCAAGTTCATGGTGGCCGTGCAGATCTTCGCCATCCTGGCCTCCAGCTTCGGTATCCTGGCCTGCATCTTCCTGCCCAAGTGCTACGTTCTCCTGATCAAGCCTGAACGCAACACGGAGGAGATGATGAGACCTCACGCCAAAACACCAGATGGAACTTCTACGATGACCTCATCCTCACTCGCCACCACCGCCACCGACATCAACGCCAGCATCGCCTCCACCGCCATCCATGACTGA
- the LOC133663720 gene encoding vomeronasal type-2 receptor 1 isoform X3: MKVAVFVLGFSFFLHLHAGVSSEASCKLKAKFQLSGFKDVDKKKVVIGGMFPVHKSVVSPDANTSSLPQSSGCEGFNDRTFRWTQTMLFAIHEINNMADLLPNTDLGYVIYDSCFTISKAVEGTLTYLSGQDEAVPNYRCGTGAPLAALVGAGGSDLSIATARILGLYHFPQVSYSSSCSALESKFQFPTFLRTIPNDKHQSSAMAQLVLHFNWTWVGTVASDDDYGKYGIKDFKEQVEEAGVCIAFSETLPKGSSPEDIQRIAQTIVESTAKIIVVFSSDVDLSPLVPELIRHNVTDRTWIASEAWVTSALLKQPGASSVLGGTLGFGVKRADIPGLQQHLLDLDPYADPLTEEFWETAFNCTLDYALAQRKSEERTRVFDGTGRLGPDGLCTGSESLARLNSTYSDVSQLRITYSVYKAVYAVAHALHALEHCQDHQGPFLGIGCADIANFEPWQLMYYLKNVRFKVPHTGEDVFFTDGDVEPFYDIINWGVGGDGDITYVTVGHSNGSGGEMSVLDDAIVWNSRALQPPRSVCSDNCRPGTRKGIRQGEAVCCFDCIPCADGEISNMTNARECVLCSEDHWSNDAHDACVSKIIEFLAFGEPLGITLITISACGALLTIVVGVVLAVQVNTPLVKANDAVLSFLLLLSLVVTFLCSMVFLGEPQRWSCMSSQVSLALGFALCLSCLIGKAAVLMLRAQTLKAARVRHKAAAKAAKDAKAAEGAKGAKGACEAAANSCSPDVIMNSCNFHDAIAATTQPDVLTCGHQRAVVVMATFIQGVACTVWLIRVWPARCGWCCCLLTP, encoded by the exons ATGAAAGTGGCAGTTTTTGTGTTGGGATTCAGCTTCTTCCTGCACTTGCACGCGGGCGTCTCCTCTGAGGCTTCCTGCAAGCTGAAGGCCAAGTTCCAGCTGAGCGGCTTCAAGGACGTGGACAAGAAGAAGGTGGTCATCGGCGGGATGTTCCCCGTGCACAAGAGCGTGGTGTCGCCCGACGCCAACACTTCATCCCTGCCCCAGTCCTCAGGATGTGAGGG CTTCAACGACCGCACCTTCCGCTGGACTCAGACCATGTTGTTTGCCATCCATGAAATAAACAACATGGCCGACCTGCTGCCCAACACCGACCTGGGTTACGTCATCTACGACTCCTGCTTCACCATCTCCAAGGCGGTGGAAGGAACGCTCACGTACCTGAGCGGCCAGGACGAGGCCGTACCAAACTACCGCTGTGGCACCGGGGCGCCTCTGGCCGCTCttgtgggggcgggggggtccgACTTGTCCATCGCCACTGCCAGGATCCTCGGACTTTACCATTTCCCCCAG GTCAGCTACTCCTCGTCCTGCTCCGCCCTGGAGAGCAAGTTCCAGTTCCCCACCTTCCTGAGGACCATCCCCAACGACAAGCACCAGTCCTCAGCCATGGCCCAGCTGGTCCTGCACTTCAACTGGACTTGGGTGGGCACGGTGGCCTCGGACGACGACTACGGCAAGTACGGCATCAAAGACTTCAAGGAGCAGGTGGAGGAGGCCGGGGTCTGCATCGCCTTCTCCGAGACCCTCCCTAAG GGGAGTTCTCCTGAAGACATCCAGAGGATCGCCCAGACCATCGTGGAGTCCACGGCCAAGATCATTGTGGTCTTCTCCTCGGACGTGGACCTCAGTCCTCTGGTCCCTGAGCTGATCCGGCACAACGTGACCGACCGGACTTGGATCGCCAGCGAGGCCTGGGTCACCTCGGCCCTCCTCAAGCAACCGGGG GCGAGCTCGGTGCTGGGTGGCACCCTTGGCTTCGGGGTGAAGAGGGCGGACATTCCTGGTCTTCAGCAACACCTGTTGGACTTGGACCCTTACGCCGATCCCCTCACGGAGGAGTTCTGGGAGACG GCCTTCAACTGCACGCTGGACTACGCCCTCGCTCAGAGGAAGTCCGAAGAGAGGACGCGGGTGTTCGACGGGACAGGCAGGCTGGGTCCTGACGGCTTGTGTACTGGCAGCGAGTCCCTGGCGCGGCTCAACAGCACCTACTCGGACGTGTCGCAGCTACGCATCACCTACAG CGTCTATAAGGCCGTGTACGCCGTGGCCCACGCCCTGCACGCCCTGGAGCACTGCCAGGACCACCAGGGACCTTTCCTCGGGATCGGCTGTGCTGACATCGCCAACTTTGAGCCCTGGCAG CTGATGTACTACCTGAAGAACGTGCGCTTCAAAGTGCCGCACACCGGCGAGGACGTCTTCTTCACCGATGGCGACGTGGAGCCTTTCTATGACATCATCAACTGGGGCGTGGGAGGCGACGGCGACATCACCTACGTGACCGTGGGCCACTCCAACGGCAGCGGCGGGGAGATGAGCGTGCTGGACGACGCCATCGTGTGGAACAGCCGGGCGCTACAA CCTCCGCGCTCCGTCTGCAGCGACAACTGCCGGCCTGGAACCAGGAAAGGAATCCGACAAGGCGAAGCCGTCTGCTGCTTTGACTGCATCCCGTGTGCTGATGGCGAGATCAGCAACATGACAA ATGCACGAGAGTGTGTGTTGTGCAGCGAGGACCACTGGTCTAATGACGCCCATGATGCCTGCGTGTCAAAGATCATCGAGTTCCTGGCCTTTGGAGAACCTCTGGGCATCACCCTCATCACCATCTCCGCCTGTGGAGCGCTCCTCACCATTGTTGTCGGG GTGGTGTTGGCGGTCCAGGTGAACACACCTTTGGTGAAGGCCAACGATGCAGTTCTAAGCTTCCTGCTGCTCCTCTCCCTGGTGGTCACCTTCTTGTGttccatggtgttcctgggagaaCCTCAGAGGTGGAGCTGCATGAGCAGCCAAGTGTCTCTGGCTCTGGGCTTTGCTTTGTGTCTCTCCTGCCTCATAG GCAAGGCAGCAGTGCTGATGCTGAGAGCTCAGACTCTGAAAGCTGCACGTGTCAGACACAAAGCGGCCGCTAAAgctgctaaagatgctaaagccGCTGAAGGTGCTAAAGGTGCTAAAGGTGCATGTGAAGCAGCAGCCAATAGCTGCAGTCCTGACGTCATCATGAACAGCTGCAACTTCCATGATGCAATAGCTGCCACCACTCAGCCTGACGTTCTCACCTGCGGCCACCAGAGGGCAGTAGTCGTCATGGCAACCTTCATTCAG GGTGTGGCTTGCACGGTGTGGCTGATCAGGGTGTGGCCTGCACGGTGTGGCTGGTGCTGCTGCCTCCTCACCCCGTGA